One Blastocatellia bacterium DNA window includes the following coding sequences:
- a CDS encoding exonuclease, with product MAQEIYISTDVETDGPIPGVNSMLSFGSAAYLANKTLISTFTANLETLPGAVADPNTMAWWQTQTEAWEACRKNLQKAEIAMKNYLGWLKNLPGKPVFVSYPVAFDFMFVYWYLIRFTGESPFSHSALDIKTYAMAMLKKNYRDSTKRNMPKNWFDRLPHTHQALDDAIEQGALFCNMLAENIKHK from the coding sequence ATGGCACAAGAAATATATATAAGTACGGATGTAGAAACAGATGGGCCAATACCAGGTGTTAATTCAATGCTTAGTTTTGGTTCAGCCGCTTATTTAGCAAATAAAACTTTAATTTCAACTTTTACGGCTAATTTAGAAACCTTGCCTGGTGCAGTTGCAGACCCTAACACTATGGCTTGGTGGCAGACACAGACAGAAGCTTGGGAGGCTTGCCGCAAAAATTTACAAAAGGCTGAAATAGCGATGAAAAACTATCTTGGCTGGTTAAAGAATTTGCCCGGTAAACCTGTTTTTGTTTCTTACCCTGTTGCTTTTGATTTTATGTTTGTTTATTGGTATTTGATTAGATTTACTGGAGAAAGCCCATTTTCCCATTCTGCACTAGATATAAAAACTTATGCTATGGCGATGTTAAAGAAAAATTATCGGGACTCTACTAAACGTAATATGCCAAAAAACTGGTTTGATAGGCTTCCTCATACCCATCAAGCCTTAGATGATGCTATTGAACAAGGTGCTTTGTTTTGCAATATGCTAGCAGAAAATATTAAGCATAAATAA
- a CDS encoding DUF971 domain-containing protein — MSIPTEIKKSSPTELTIYWDDNHISIFPIKYLRFECTCAGCIDEVTGKRIIREETIPLDISINNAKHVGRYGVQFYFSDNHSTGIYTWKHLRLLCPCMECCKQ; from the coding sequence ATGTCTATACCAACAGAAATTAAAAAATCTTCTCCTACCGAACTAACTATTTATTGGGATGATAATCACATAAGTATATTCCCTATTAAATATTTACGCTTTGAATGTACTTGTGCAGGTTGTATTGATGAAGTAACAGGAAAACGCATTATCCGCGAAGAAACAATTCCTTTAGATATATCCATCAACAATGCAAAACATGTTGGTAGATATGGAGTGCAGTTTTATTTTAGCGATAATCACAGCACAGGTATTTATACATGGAAACACTTACGTTTGCTATGTCCTTGCATGGAGTGTTGTAAACAATGA
- a CDS encoding VWA domain-containing protein, whose translation MQQTDEKLRRWRLILGGNEADGTDCPLGAEDLGMDKALDALYDSERQGGLGSSSPKVARWLGDIRQYFPSSVVKVMQKDALERLNLTQLLLEPELLEGVEPDVDLVANLLALKNVMPGKTKETARVVVRRVVEELERKLANNMRQAVMGSLNRSSRNRRPRHSEIDWNRTIRNNLKNYQKDYKTIIPETRIGYSRKRNSLRDIILCVDQSGSMGTSVVYSGIFGAVLASLPAIQTKMIVFDTAVVDLSDNLQDPVDILFGVQLGGGTDINKALGYCQTLIRRPEETILILISDLYEGGNQQEMLKRVANIVGAGTQFVALLALNDQGAPYYDHKTAEIMAGLGVPSFACTPDLFPDLMAAVINRQDINQWAAANEIVTSRANK comes from the coding sequence ATGCAACAAACTGACGAAAAATTAAGACGCTGGCGGTTAATTTTAGGCGGTAATGAGGCAGATGGAACGGATTGCCCTTTAGGAGCAGAGGATCTTGGTATGGACAAAGCTTTAGACGCTCTATATGACTCAGAGCGTCAAGGCGGCTTAGGCTCATCCTCTCCAAAAGTTGCTCGTTGGCTAGGTGATATCCGTCAGTATTTTCCATCTAGTGTGGTTAAAGTAATGCAAAAAGATGCACTAGAAAGACTAAATTTAACACAATTGCTACTTGAGCCTGAGCTATTAGAAGGTGTTGAACCTGATGTTGATTTAGTAGCTAATTTACTTGCACTAAAAAATGTTATGCCAGGCAAAACCAAAGAAACTGCTCGCGTAGTTGTTCGTCGTGTAGTTGAAGAATTAGAACGCAAACTAGCTAATAATATGCGTCAAGCTGTGATGGGAAGCCTTAACCGTTCTAGTCGTAATCGTCGCCCTCGTCATAGCGAAATTGATTGGAATCGCACTATCCGAAATAATCTAAAAAATTATCAAAAAGACTATAAAACTATCATTCCAGAAACTCGCATTGGCTATAGCCGCAAGCGTAATTCCTTACGTGATATTATTCTTTGTGTTGATCAAAGCGGCTCAATGGGAACATCAGTCGTTTATTCTGGGATTTTTGGAGCAGTTCTAGCCTCGCTTCCTGCGATACAAACTAAAATGATAGTGTTTGACACAGCAGTAGTTGACCTATCTGATAATTTACAAGATCCTGTAGACATTTTATTTGGTGTACAATTAGGCGGAGGAACAGACATAAACAAGGCTTTAGGCTATTGTCAAACCCTAATCCGTAGACCTGAAGAAACCATTTTAATTTTAATTAGCGATCTTTATGAGGGAGGAAACCAACAAGAGATGCTAAAACGTGTAGCAAATATTGTTGGTGCAGGAACACAATTTGTTGCATTGCTGGCATTAAATGATCAGGGTGCGCCTTATTATGATCATAAAACGGCTGAAATTATGGCTGGGCTTGGTGTACCGTCTTTTGCTTGTACTCCAGACTTATTTCCTGATTTAATGGCAGCAGTAATTAACCGTCAAGATATTAACCAATGGGCAGCAGCAAATGAAATTGTTACTTCCAGAGCAAATAAATAG